A section of the Clostridium felsineum DSM 794 genome encodes:
- a CDS encoding GtrA family protein, which translates to MKDAILCNLKKYYEFFKFCITGAMNTLISMLSYFILLKIGVYYILANVISYFIGMINSYILNRKWVFKSKDPLIKTAFKFCCVNVVALGLSTLILYLFVTILRIDKFVAQLLTTTIIMLINYVSNKFFAFKKS; encoded by the coding sequence ATGAAAGATGCAATATTGTGTAATTTAAAAAAGTACTATGAGTTTTTCAAATTTTGTATTACAGGTGCTATGAACACTCTAATATCTATGCTTTCTTATTTTATACTTTTAAAAATAGGTGTATATTATATTTTAGCAAATGTAATATCCTATTTTATAGGAATGATTAACAGTTACATTTTAAACAGAAAATGGGTTTTTAAATCAAAAGACCCACTAATTAAAACAGCATTTAAATTCTGTTGTGTTAATGTAGTAGCCTTAGGCTTAAGTACATTAATACTTTATCTATTTGTAACGATTCTTAGAATAGATAAATTTGTAGCTCAACTTCTAACAACAACAATCATTATGCTGATCAACTACGTATCAAATAAGTTCTTTGCCTTCAAAAAATCTTAA
- a CDS encoding glycosyltransferase family 2 protein — MDNKKYSIIIPLFNEEEVIEECYSRVSSILDKIDAASEIVFVNDGSKDKTESLVNEICAKDSRVKLVNFSRNFGHQIAITAGMDYCSGDAMVIMDADLQDPPELIPKMIDKYKEGFDVVYAVRKKRKGETAFKKLTALAFYKLLKSMANIDIPVNTGDFRLISRPVCEALKLIKEKNRFVRGLVCWVGFKQTGIEYVRDERYAGETKYPLKKMLKFSMDGITSFSPKPLRLANYLGCCFSLLAFIYAIYAILAKILYNRAIQGWTTLIVLISLIGGINMILLGILGEYIARIYDETKDRPLYILKNLVNIKEDKDDK, encoded by the coding sequence ATGGATAATAAAAAATATTCTATAATAATTCCACTGTTTAATGAGGAAGAAGTAATCGAAGAGTGTTATTCCAGAGTCAGTTCTATTTTAGATAAAATAGATGCTGCCTCTGAAATAGTTTTTGTTAATGATGGTAGTAAAGATAAAACTGAGTCTTTAGTAAATGAAATCTGTGCAAAAGACAGCAGAGTAAAGCTAGTTAATTTTTCAAGAAATTTTGGTCACCAAATTGCCATAACTGCCGGAATGGATTACTGTTCTGGTGATGCTATGGTTATAATGGATGCAGACCTTCAAGATCCACCCGAATTGATTCCAAAAATGATTGATAAATATAAGGAAGGTTTCGATGTGGTATATGCCGTAAGAAAAAAAAGAAAAGGCGAAACAGCCTTTAAAAAACTTACAGCTTTAGCTTTTTATAAATTATTAAAAAGCATGGCAAACATTGATATACCTGTAAACACAGGAGATTTTAGACTCATTAGCCGCCCTGTTTGCGAAGCATTAAAGTTAATAAAGGAAAAAAATCGATTTGTTAGAGGACTAGTTTGCTGGGTTGGTTTCAAACAAACTGGTATAGAATATGTGCGAGATGAAAGATACGCTGGTGAAACCAAGTATCCTTTAAAAAAGATGCTAAAATTTTCTATGGATGGTATAACTTCATTTTCTCCTAAACCATTAAGATTAGCTAATTATCTAGGTTGTTGCTTTTCCCTGCTAGCCTTTATATACGCTATATACGCCATTTTAGCCAAAATACTATACAACAGAGCAATACAAGGCTGGACTACACTTATTGTGTTAATAAGCCTTATAGGTGGTATAAACATGATTTTGTTGGGTATACTTGGTGAATATATAGCTAGAATTTATGATGAAACGAAAGATAGACCTTTATATATATTAAAAAATTTAGTTAATATAAAAGAAGATAAGGATGATAAATAA
- a CDS encoding glycosyltransferase family 2 protein, protein MEKHLVSVCIPIYNGGQYIKSTIESVLNQTYKNIELVLVNDNSTDNTENIILSFNDSRIKYYKNVKNLGMVNNWNAAIGYATGEYVKLLCQDDLLEKDCIAKQANILDTDNSVQLVTSASYVIDENGKKLISRKIFRKSLLINGKSISKRSFVIGKNLFGEPTLTMYRRSILSKIGYYDKNFWYVPDWDFNVRCLSQGNLYYLNEKLSSFRISKTSQTSEIIKNNRQILFEEDRQFLNKHLNLKTFSMSKFEKMRHDFNTRFRTQLKRAFIKFIN, encoded by the coding sequence ATGGAAAAACACTTGGTTAGCGTATGCATTCCAATTTATAACGGCGGCCAATACATAAAAAGTACTATTGAATCAGTATTAAATCAAACATACAAAAATATAGAACTTGTGCTCGTAAATGATAATTCTACTGATAATACCGAGAATATTATTTTAAGCTTTAATGATAGTAGAATAAAATATTATAAAAACGTTAAAAACCTAGGCATGGTAAATAACTGGAACGCAGCCATAGGGTATGCAACTGGAGAATACGTAAAACTATTATGTCAAGATGATTTATTAGAAAAAGATTGCATAGCAAAACAAGCTAATATTCTAGATACTGATAACTCTGTTCAATTAGTTACCAGTGCTAGTTATGTTATTGATGAAAACGGAAAGAAATTAATTAGCAGAAAAATATTTCGAAAAAGCTTACTCATTAATGGAAAAAGTATATCAAAACGCTCTTTTGTTATAGGAAAAAATCTATTTGGTGAACCAACTTTAACTATGTATAGAAGAAGTATACTATCTAAAATAGGATATTATGATAAAAACTTTTGGTATGTACCTGATTGGGATTTTAATGTTAGATGTCTTTCCCAAGGAAATTTATATTATTTGAACGAGAAATTATCATCATTTAGAATTTCTAAAACTTCACAAACAAGTGAAATCATTAAAAATAATAGACAAATATTATTTGAAGAAGATAGACAATTTCTTAATAAACACTTGAATTTAAAGACTTTCTCCATGTCAAAATTCGAAAAAATGCGTCATGACTTTAATACTAGATTTAGGACTCAATTAAAAAGAGCATTCATAAAATTTATAAATTAA
- a CDS encoding glycosyltransferase: MRSVLLISPDNIAKKMSGPGIRYLNFARELSKKLSVVLFIPNKETDMSFENEKFEVIIGDKGVLKNKVKEVDSVVVQGIAFRLYPFLKHIKKPIAVDIYDPITLENLELRKFLSLKERVDYHETDVNILLEQLAIGDFFICASEKQKDYWMGMLSALNRINPVTYTDDVQMKKLIDVVPFGFNDEEPKKNKNVLKGVWPNINEDDKVLIWGGGIWNWFDPITLIESMKDICLKRNDIKLFFMGIGHPSLNVDTTVADECISRSKKYGIYNKNVFFNEWVDYNERQNYLLEADIGVSTYLNNLETRYSFRTRILDYLWCDLPMVLTNGDYMSELVEKNDLGLCHTAGNHEELANKILELIDNKEKYQEAKQNIRQVKESYKWNNVVKPLLQFCENPYISSDKVKKVKFFYKSQGLMKYYYVRIISKLKRMIKKVIFK; this comes from the coding sequence ATGAGAAGCGTTTTATTGATTAGTCCTGATAATATTGCAAAAAAAATGTCAGGACCAGGTATAAGGTACTTAAATTTTGCAAGGGAATTATCAAAAAAGCTTTCGGTTGTTTTGTTTATACCTAATAAAGAAACTGATATGAGTTTCGAGAATGAAAAGTTCGAAGTTATTATAGGTGATAAGGGAGTACTTAAAAATAAAGTTAAAGAAGTGGATTCTGTAGTAGTTCAAGGAATAGCCTTTAGATTGTATCCTTTTTTAAAGCATATAAAAAAACCTATAGCAGTTGATATATATGATCCAATTACATTAGAAAATTTAGAATTACGGAAGTTTTTAAGTTTAAAAGAGCGTGTAGATTATCATGAAACAGATGTAAATATATTATTAGAGCAATTAGCTATTGGTGATTTCTTTATATGTGCTAGTGAAAAGCAAAAAGATTATTGGATGGGAATGCTTTCGGCATTAAATAGAATTAATCCTGTTACCTACACAGATGATGTCCAAATGAAAAAATTAATTGATGTTGTACCATTTGGATTTAATGATGAAGAACCTAAAAAAAATAAGAATGTTTTAAAGGGAGTTTGGCCTAATATAAATGAAGATGATAAAGTACTTATATGGGGTGGAGGTATATGGAACTGGTTTGATCCAATTACATTAATTGAATCTATGAAAGATATATGCCTAAAGAGAAATGACATAAAGTTATTTTTTATGGGAATTGGTCATCCAAGCTTAAATGTTGATACAACAGTAGCCGATGAGTGTATAAGTAGAAGTAAGAAATATGGAATTTATAATAAAAATGTATTTTTTAATGAGTGGGTTGATTATAATGAAAGACAAAATTATCTTCTAGAAGCAGATATAGGAGTAAGTACATATTTAAATAATCTTGAAACTAGATACTCTTTTAGAACTAGAATATTAGATTATTTATGGTGCGATTTACCCATGGTTCTTACTAATGGAGACTATATGTCTGAACTTGTAGAAAAAAATGATTTAGGACTTTGCCATACAGCTGGCAATCATGAAGAATTGGCAAATAAAATATTAGAATTAATTGATAATAAGGAAAAATATCAGGAGGCAAAACAAAACATTAGACAAGTAAAAGAATCTTATAAATGGAACAATGTTGTTAAGCCGCTACTTCAGTTCTGTGAAAATCCTTATATTTCTTCTGATAAAGTAAAGAAAGTTAAATTTTTCTATAAAAGTCAGGGTCTCATGAAATATTATTATGTAAGGATTATTTCTAAACTTAAACGTATGATAAAAAAAGTTATATTCAAATAA
- a CDS encoding Ig-like domain-containing protein: MTKKMNIIITMFVLMFISIFSSKVSAQTNDLGVQYSSHVQNIGWQQPVQDGNISGTTGQDLRIEALKISLTNESVVPGVAINYQVHVQNIGWMPLVQANAIAGTTGQALRIEAIRINLTGVSNYHVQYQTHVQNIGWMDWVQDGATAGTTGQNLRVEAIRIKIVKDAQQPVPQPAEPTGDINANYQAQVQNVGWMNSVGNMEIAGTTGRNLNLESFKISSDNLPNGASISYQANVENKGWMSEVQNGNIAGTVGESLGIRQIKIKLNSISGYHIQYQVHTSNIGWMDWVQDGAVAGNANYNIQAVRIRIVRDMSQTVAPSLSIASPSDGSVYYDNQTATINGSAIEANGVQEIDVYRNANLLGKANITSVNGAQINYSFSMPMNSFNDGSNGLKVEMIGKDAQILTKSISLNCKVLQPMMYLDEPGGDLLAKDSSLNNLNLRGWAIGSTGIQKVTVSVDGQYKADTTYGASRPDVKNAYPMYQNSDVSGYNYTLDTTGLGNGVHTVTLTAYDKNGKTISWTFKITKIVGVDASNTKYNISLSQMVDKQMQNGEPVTESGNSWVSADRNTVQYYANPNNFFDSYGIYQFLILNYQSGISVDEVNNMLVGKGVLQGHGAAFLQAAQQNNISVFYLVSHALLETGNGTSTLATGMNVNGTVVYNMFGINAFDSNPNYYGSQFAYKQGWTTVDKAILGGTSWISSSYINNSTYGQNTLYKMRWNPANPGTHQYATDVKWAYNQIYNIKKLIDFCTNPILKFDIPTFN, translated from the coding sequence ATGACTAAAAAAATGAACATAATAATTACTATGTTCGTTTTAATGTTTATATCTATATTTTCAAGTAAAGTAAGTGCACAAACCAACGACTTAGGTGTTCAATATTCATCACATGTACAAAATATAGGATGGCAGCAACCTGTTCAAGATGGTAATATTAGTGGAACAACAGGCCAAGATCTTAGAATCGAGGCATTGAAGATAAGTCTTACTAATGAAAGTGTTGTACCAGGTGTAGCAATCAATTATCAAGTGCACGTACAGAATATAGGATGGATGCCACTAGTACAAGCAAATGCTATAGCAGGAACAACAGGCCAAGCTCTTAGAATTGAAGCTATAAGAATTAATCTTACTGGAGTTTCAAATTATCATGTTCAATATCAAACCCATGTACAAAATATAGGATGGATGGATTGGGTACAAGATGGTGCTACTGCAGGAACAACAGGTCAAAACCTTAGAGTTGAAGCTATAAGGATTAAGATTGTAAAGGATGCACAGCAGCCTGTTCCACAACCAGCTGAGCCTACAGGAGATATAAATGCAAATTATCAAGCGCAGGTTCAAAATGTTGGATGGATGAATTCAGTAGGAAATATGGAGATTGCAGGAACAACAGGAAGAAACCTTAATCTGGAATCTTTTAAAATAAGTAGTGATAATTTACCAAATGGAGCTAGTATATCATATCAAGCTAATGTAGAAAATAAAGGTTGGATGTCAGAAGTACAAAACGGTAATATAGCGGGAACAGTTGGAGAATCACTGGGAATTAGACAAATAAAAATAAAATTAAATAGTATATCTGGTTACCATATTCAGTATCAGGTTCACACATCTAATATAGGATGGATGGATTGGGTACAAGATGGTGCAGTGGCAGGAAATGCAAACTATAATATACAAGCAGTAAGGATAAGAATTGTCAGAGATATGTCTCAAACTGTAGCACCTAGCTTAAGTATAGCATCACCAAGTGATGGAAGTGTATATTACGACAATCAGACAGCTACAATTAATGGAAGTGCTATTGAGGCTAATGGTGTTCAAGAAATTGATGTGTATAGAAATGCGAATTTACTTGGAAAAGCAAATATTACTTCTGTAAATGGAGCGCAAATAAACTATTCTTTTTCAATGCCAATGAATTCATTTAACGATGGAAGCAATGGTTTAAAGGTAGAAATGATAGGAAAAGATGCACAGATATTAACTAAATCTATAAGTTTAAATTGCAAGGTTTTACAACCTATGATGTATTTGGATGAGCCGGGTGGAGATTTACTCGCTAAGGATTCAAGTTTAAACAATTTAAATTTAAGAGGATGGGCAATTGGTTCTACAGGAATTCAAAAGGTTACCGTTTCTGTAGATGGCCAATATAAAGCAGATACTACTTATGGTGCATCAAGACCTGATGTTAAAAACGCATATCCTATGTATCAAAATAGCGATGTAAGTGGATACAACTATACTTTAGATACGACAGGACTAGGAAATGGGGTACACACTGTTACATTAACAGCTTATGATAAAAATGGAAAAACTATTTCTTGGACTTTTAAAATTACAAAGATAGTTGGAGTTGATGCTTCAAATACAAAGTATAATATATCACTTTCACAAATGGTTGACAAGCAAATGCAAAATGGTGAGCCGGTAACAGAATCTGGGAATTCATGGGTTTCAGCAGATAGGAATACAGTTCAATATTATGCTAATCCTAATAATTTTTTTGATAGTTATGGCATATATCAATTTTTAATTCTAAACTATCAATCAGGTATAAGTGTTGACGAAGTTAACAATATGCTTGTTGGTAAAGGAGTTTTACAAGGACATGGTGCAGCATTTCTTCAAGCTGCTCAGCAGAATAATATAAGTGTGTTTTATTTGGTTTCACATGCACTTTTAGAAACAGGAAATGGAACTTCTACGTTGGCAACAGGAATGAATGTAAATGGAACCGTTGTATATAATATGTTTGGAATAAATGCGTTTGATTCAAATCCTAACTATTATGGATCACAATTTGCTTATAAACAAGGATGGACTACTGTTGATAAGGCTATATTAGGTGGAACTAGCTGGATATCAAGTAGTTATATAAACAATTCAACTTATGGACAAAATACCCTATATAAGATGAGATGGAATCCCGCAAATCCGGGAACACATCAATATGCTACTGATGTAAAATGGGCGTATAACCAAATCTATAATATTAAAAAGTTGATTGATTTTTGTACAAATCCTATTTTGAAATTTGATATACCTACGTTTAATTAA